One window of the Brevibacterium limosum genome contains the following:
- a CDS encoding methionine/alanine import family NSS transporter small subunit — translation MGTSAIVMMVIAMVTVWGGLIAAMLHLRKHPDEDVAD, via the coding sequence ATGGGCACTTCAGCAATCGTCATGATGGTCATCGCCATGGTCACCGTCTGGGGCGGCCTGATCGCAGCCATGCTGCACCTGCGCAAGCACCCCGACGAGGACGTCGCCGACTGA